The Streptomyces sp. NBC_00569 genomic sequence TGTGCCCGCCACCACGGCCGTACGCCCCTGGAGCACGAGTCCGCCCTTGAGCATGGCCTGCGCGCCGCCCGCGGTGATCACGCCCGGCAGGGTCCAGCCAGGGAAGGGCAGCACCTTCTCGTAGGCGCCGGTCGCCAGGACGACGGCGTCGGCGCGCACCACGGACGGCTCTTCCTGGGCCGGGCCGTGCAGCGCGTGGACGAGGAAGCCGGTTGCCTCGTCGAGGTCGAGCCGTTCCACGCACCACACATGATGATCTGTCAGGTGCGTGACGCGGCCTGTGGCGATCTGTGTGGCCAGGCCGTCCCGCAGCCGCTCCCAGGTCCGCCACTGGTGGTGGAGTGCCTGCGGCCGGCGGGCGCCCAGTTCCTCGGCGGGCTGGCGGTAGAACTGGCCGCCGGCCTGCGCGCCCGCGTCGATCAGCGTCACGCGGCTCCCCCGGACGGCCGCGGCGAGTGCGGCGGCGAGCCCGGCGGGACCGGCCCCGATCACCGCGAGCGAGCGACGCGCCCCGCCGCCGACGCCTTCGTGGGATTCATGGGTGTCATAGGCGTCATGAGCGTGACGACTCATCGCCCCTCCCCTTCGCCCGTCTCGTCGTGTCCGGTGCCGTGCTGGGTGCGGATGTCGTCGCCGGGTTCTGCCCGGATGAGGCAAGCCCGTTGGTTGGGGCGGCCGTTGACGGTCACGAGGCAGTCGAAGCACACCCCGATGCCGCAGAAGACTCCCCGCGGCTCGCCCGTGCCGCGCGTGGTGCGCCAGGCGGTGACGCCCGCCGACCACAGCGCCGCGGCGACGGTCTGCCCGGGCAGCACCGCGATCTGCGCGCCGTCGAACGTGGCGGTGTACGCGGGCCCGGGCTCGGCCCTCACGAGATCCAGTGGTGTGCGCTTGCCGTTCAAGACGCCTCCTCGGGGAACCGGTCCGGGCGGAACGGCGCGAGCGCGGGATCCGGCCCTGCGCCACCGAGCGCCGCGGCGATCAAGTGGCCTGTTCCCGTGGCGAGTCCGATGCCGGCACCTTCGTGTCCGCAGGCGTGGAAGAGGCCGGGCACGCGCGTGTCCGGCCCGATCGCCGGCAGATGATCCGGCATGTACGGGCGGAAGCCCAGGTAGGACCGCATCACTCGGACGCTCTCCAGAAAGGGGAACAGCCGTGCCGCCCCCGCCGCGAGGGACCGCACGACGGGCAGCGAGAACGCGCGGTCGAAGCCGAC encodes the following:
- a CDS encoding (2Fe-2S)-binding protein; amino-acid sequence: MNGKRTPLDLVRAEPGPAYTATFDGAQIAVLPGQTVAAALWSAGVTAWRTTRGTGEPRGVFCGIGVCFDCLVTVNGRPNQRACLIRAEPGDDIRTQHGTGHDETGEGEGR